The following DNA comes from Huiozyma naganishii CBS 8797 chromosome 8, complete genome.
caccggcacCTCCACCGAAGAATTGAGAGAATATGTTGAAGGCATCCTCGTTAGAGAACGAGTGTGCAAAaccggcaccaccacctgGCGCACCGCCGGCACCGGGTCCTCCGGCACCAAACGATGGACCACCTTGTCTGGCAGCCTCCAGCCCGTACTGGTCATaaatctctctcttctgCTTATCATTCAGAATCTCAAAGGCCTCAGAgatctctttgaacttctcAGTGTCACCAGTGGGTTTATCTGGATGGTATTTCAAGGCAGACTTCCTGTAACCCTTTTTCAACTCCTGCTCGTTCGCGGTAGGAGATACTCCTAAAAGATCATAAAGTTTCGTCTCTTTGACCATGTTCTCTTCTTTAGTTTCTTGCTGTAAACTTATCTATTAACAGAGTTGTGTAGATACCAAAGGGAAACTAATCACAATTACAATCACAATCcctctatatatatatgtcGACTGAGGAATGtgcaagaaaaaaagagaatcAAGATGTACAAGAACTACAATTACCAACCCCCGTCTCAAGTAGAAGATCCCTTCGGGAACCCCCCAAACACCGCTGGCTAACAGTCCCAACTTCTgatgttcttctcaaatGCTTTAAATATCAAGAAAACGAGAGAAAAAGACGGAACTTGAACCCGTTTTCTAGAAAGTTCGAGAAAATGCAGTTTTGAATGAAAAGTTGATATTTTGCAGAGGCAGAGGTTTACCAGCTGATACTGTCAGATTGAGCTCGGGCAGGCCTGGGATTGTAGGAGGGCGGCTATTCAGATACTTCGGTAGGGTCTGTTGTCGCTTCGATGTCCGTCATACTGGTTTCTGCCGGGTATGACCACACGATCAGGTTTTGGGAGGCGCTCACTGGGGTCTGTTCGAGGACGATCCAGCATTCTGACTCGCAGGTTAACCGGTTGGAGATCACCAACGATAAGAAACTGTTGGCGGCCGCGGGTCACCAGAACGTGAGGTTGTATGATATACGTACCACGAATCCGAACCCTGTGGCGTCGTTTGAAGGGCACAAGGGGAACGTCACGTCGCTGTCCTTCCAACAGGACAACAAGTGGATGGTTTCTTCGAGTGAGGACGGAACGATTAAAGTGTGGGACGTTAGGTCGCCGTCGATCCCGAGAAACTACAAACACAACGCCCCGGTCAACGAAGTGGTCATCCATCCGAACCAGGGAGAACTGATCTCGTGCGATAGGGACGGTAATATCCGTATCTGGGACCTCGGTGAGAACCAGTGCACGCACCAATTGACTCCAGAAGACGATATACCGTTGCAATCTATATCTGTGGCCAGTGATGGGTCCATGTTGGTTGCGGCCAATACAAAAGGGAACTGTTTTGTGTGGGAAATGCCAAACCACACGGATGCGTCCAATTTGAAACCCGTGACCAAGTTTAAAGCGCACAACGACTACATTACGAGGATACTTCTCTCCTCGGACGTGAAACATTTGGCAACGTGCTCTGCAGACCATACAACAAGGGTTTGGTCCATTGATAACAACTTCAAGCTCGAGTCAACTTTGGACGGCCATCAGAGGTGGGTCTGGGATTGTGCGTTTAGTGCCGATAGTGCATACCTCGTGACAGCGTCATCAGATCATTACGTCAGACTATGGGATCTGTCCACGAGGGAAGTTGTAAGACAGTATGGTGGTCACCACAAGGGTGTTGTTTGCGTTGCATTAAACGACGTGTGATTCTTGTTTGGTCATTTTTAGCAGTCACAAGAGAGGAAACCTAGTTGAAAGGATATCCTAGATTCCTATGTTGCTACAGTTGCTGTCGGTCTTGTACGTGCAAGCTACCATACGGCCCTTCAAATTACAAGTACAATGGATATTTTGGTAGAAACGACCCCCCATATTGTTACATACTGATTGGTACGGGTTTCTAATGGTTTAGATACTGGGGATTGGAGGACAAGAAGGGAAGCACTTTGGTTTACTACAGATATTAACAAAGCGATACCTGTATAGTTTTCGGTCATGGCAGCAATACATTGACTTAGTGAATAGACAGGCAATGTATGCAGCTATGTCAGAGCAGTTCTCTCcccaagaaagaaaccaacTCGCACCATGGCGTTGTCTTGCAATTCACTACTTAAATGGGAGACAGCAACTCTAAAGTACAAGAACATGTTGGGTAGATCATTTAATTATAACAATGGTAGATGGCTACGGTATactcttttcttgaaactaCATTCACAGAAATGTCAATTGTGTACTGAAGGGCCGATATAAGTTCGACTAGCTCACTGCCAAACACTCAAGGGGTATTGTATAAAGATCCGCTATCAAAACTTCAGCGGGCTTAGAACAGCAAATTATTTAGATCCAAGGATGTGAGCAACCGTTTCGAAGTCTTCACTATGCCACAACCTACCATACAGCATTTTTCTAttattgctgttgtttttttctgaaaCTTTTGTTCGATTGTTTGCGAGTTAGAGTCTTCGATCTTGGACATAGCAGTCAACTAGTCAGCAAGTCAATTGGCTTCCCCCAATAGAGTCCAATTGGCACAGTTAAATAATGGCGCTCAACGGGTTTCTTGTCTCGCTGCTCAGCGGAGTTGCCTCGGGTATCTCTACAGATCTCGTGTTCTTCCCGATTGATACCTTAAAAACAAGACTACAAGCAAAAGGTGGATTCTTTGCCAATGGTGGTTGCCACAACATATACAGAGGGGTGGGCAGTGCCATTGTGGCGTCTGCACCAAGtgcttctctttttttcgtgACCTACGACTCAATGAAGATATACTCCAGGCCATTCTTCGAAAGGCACATACGTTCTGAACAAGGTGCCGACACGGCGATCCACATGTTTTCATCGTCCATGGGGGAAATAGCTGCGTGTACAGTGAGGGTACCAGCAGAAGTCATTAAACAAAAAACGCAAACAGGGTACACGAACTCCTCATACTTAACTTTGAAGcaaatcttgaagaaccaaAATGGTGAAGGACTGAGAAGAAATCTGTACAGAGGTTGGTCGACCACTTTGATTAGAGAGATCCCATTTACATGCATACAGTTCCCCTTATATGAATatctgaagaagaaatggtCCCAGATGGGTGCTCAGGACGAACGATTACCGCCTTGGAAAGGTGCTCTCTGCGGTTCAGTGGCAGGCGGTGTAGCTGCTGCGTTGACCACACCACTCGATTTCATAAAGACTAGACTAATGCTAAACTCCAAAACCATACCCGCGACCCAAATAATCAGCACTATTTGGAAGGAGGAAGGTGGGGCGGTCTTCCTCAGTGGGATAGGACCCAGAACTTTGTGGATAAGTGCCGGTGGGGCCATATTTCTAGGTGTCTACGAGACAGTAAAATACATTCTAGTATCGTAATTGTGCGGATAACCTTGTAGATTATAGAAGTTCGATATGCATTATACAGCCATATGTACACTAATTCCCCAGACGTGCATGACACTACCCAGTTTTTTTCAGTCCTTTCTCGAGCGACACTCTATCTCTACGCGGACGTTCGGTACATTGTCCCGTTTCGAGGGAAAAttgtgaagaaaaaaaaacgatggaaaaatgaaataaaAACAGTGTACCTTTTACGAAGAACGTCAATTCCAGCAGGAAAGACTCCATTGCTAATTGCTACTCCGGTTACCTCCCAAAGGCCCAAGATGTCTGGTTTTGACGATAGTACAGAAAATGTATGTTAATCTTATTGCTTTATGCGattgtttgtttgttttttcagCTCTTAACTACAAATATTACATGCAAATCCATTTGTTCGCGAGGTGAAGTT
Coding sequences within:
- the LST8 gene encoding TOR complex subunit LST8 (similar to Saccharomyces cerevisiae LST8 (YNL006W); ancestral locus Anc_1.399), with amino-acid sequence MSVILVSAGYDHTIRFWEALTGVCSRTIQHSDSQVNRLEITNDKKLLAAAGHQNVRLYDIRTTNPNPVASFEGHKGNVTSLSFQQDNKWMVSSSEDGTIKVWDVRSPSIPRNYKHNAPVNEVVIHPNQGELISCDRDGNIRIWDLGENQCTHQLTPEDDIPLQSISVASDGSMLVAANTKGNCFVWEMPNHTDASNLKPVTKFKAHNDYITRILLSSDVKHLATCSADHTTRVWSIDNNFKLESTLDGHQRWVWDCAFSADSAYLVTASSDHYVRLWDLSTREVVRQYGGHHKGVVCVALNDV
- the PET8 gene encoding Pet8p (similar to Saccharomyces cerevisiae PET8 (YNL003C); ancestral locus Anc_1.404), which gives rise to MALNGFLVSLLSGVASGISTDLVFFPIDTLKTRLQAKGGFFANGGCHNIYRGVGSAIVASAPSASLFFVTYDSMKIYSRPFFERHIRSEQGADTAIHMFSSSMGEIAACTVRVPAEVIKQKTQTGYTNSSYLTLKQILKNQNGEGLRRNLYRGWSTTLIREIPFTCIQFPLYEYLKKKWSQMGAQDERLPPWKGALCGSVAGGVAAALTTPLDFIKTRLMLNSKTIPATQIISTIWKEEGGAVFLSGIGPRTLWISAGGAIFLGVYETVKYILVS